In a single window of the Gemmatimonadota bacterium genome:
- a CDS encoding RNA polymerase sigma factor RpoD/SigA, translating into MATGAPTLRTRRKRETARSLGVFDGDRDILDQYLHEVSRTPLLTQAQEIAIARRVQAGDEESMQELVKRNLRFVISVAKKYQNRGLALTDLIGEGNIGLMTAARKFDPDQGVKFISYAVWWIRQSILAALARHGRTVRVPLNRTADLSRIIKSTETLRQELRREPTPEEVAKATNLTVEVVQALAALNTAEVRLDAPLDMDGDRTLIDRFLADGPGNTEQEVMDRFLTEEVERALRSLPPRDSKVLRLYFGLDGGREHTLEEIGGMLGVTRERVRQLRDRALKRLKEGDVGRALASFAA; encoded by the coding sequence CTGGCCACGGGTGCTCCGACCCTCCGCACCCGCCGCAAGCGCGAGACCGCCCGCTCCCTCGGCGTCTTCGACGGCGATCGTGACATTCTCGACCAGTACCTCCACGAGGTGTCGCGCACGCCCCTGTTGACGCAGGCGCAGGAGATCGCGATCGCGCGCCGCGTGCAGGCCGGCGACGAGGAGTCGATGCAGGAACTGGTGAAGCGCAATCTCCGCTTCGTCATCTCCGTCGCCAAGAAATATCAGAACCGCGGCCTCGCCCTCACCGACCTCATCGGCGAAGGCAACATCGGCCTGATGACCGCCGCCCGAAAGTTCGATCCCGATCAGGGCGTGAAGTTCATCTCGTACGCGGTGTGGTGGATCCGGCAGTCGATCCTCGCCGCGCTCGCGCGCCACGGCCGCACCGTGCGCGTCCCGCTCAATCGCACCGCCGATCTCTCGCGGATCATCAAGAGCACCGAGACCCTGCGCCAGGAACTGCGGCGCGAACCGACCCCCGAGGAAGTCGCCAAGGCGACCAACCTCACGGTCGAGGTGGTGCAGGCCCTCGCCGCGCTCAACACCGCCGAGGTCCGCCTCGATGCGCCACTCGACATGGACGGCGATCGCACGCTGATCGATCGCTTCCTCGCCGACGGCCCGGGCAACACCGAGCAGGAAGTGATGGACCGCTTCCTCACCGAGGAAGTCGAGCGCGCGCTCCGCTCCTTGCCGCCGCGCGACTCCAAGGTGCTCCGGCTCTACTTCGGTCTCGATGGCGGGCGCGAACACACCCTCGAAGAGATCGGCGGCATGCTCGGCGTCACCCGCGAACGGGTCCGCCAGCTCCGCGACCGCGCGCTCAAGCGGCTCAAGGAAGGTGACGTCGGCCGCGCCCTCGCGTCGTTCGCCGCATGA
- a CDS encoding ABC transporter permease yields MIAALGVATRRTARALSERDVWGPLLLPQMRRLGVDSIPIALFIATFTGIVLALLASYIFTGTVPVYFVGALVGKTIMMELGPVLTGMALAGRVGASIAAELGTMKVTEQVDALETLAYSPDSYLVVPRVLAATLMFPVVTAFAIALGVIAGWVTAINLLDLTTLEFTKGLRAFYEFKDVWFGLLKAASFGGAVALMGCLRGLRAGGGAEGVGRETTRAVVLGCEAILVLDAFWAVVLL; encoded by the coding sequence ATGATAGCTGCGCTCGGCGTCGCCACCCGACGCACCGCGCGTGCACTCAGTGAGCGCGACGTCTGGGGTCCGCTCCTCCTCCCGCAGATGCGCCGCCTCGGCGTCGATTCCATTCCGATCGCCCTCTTCATCGCCACCTTCACCGGCATCGTCCTCGCCCTCCTTGCCTCGTACATCTTCACCGGCACGGTGCCGGTGTATTTCGTCGGCGCACTGGTCGGCAAGACGATCATGATGGAGCTCGGGCCGGTGCTCACCGGGATGGCACTCGCCGGCCGCGTCGGCGCGTCGATCGCCGCCGAACTCGGCACCATGAAGGTGACCGAACAGGTCGACGCGTTGGAGACGTTGGCGTACAGTCCCGACAGCTACCTCGTCGTGCCGCGCGTCCTCGCCGCGACCCTGATGTTCCCCGTGGTCACCGCCTTCGCGATTGCGCTCGGCGTCATCGCGGGATGGGTCACCGCGATCAACCTCCTCGACCTCACCACGCTCGAGTTCACCAAGGGGCTGCGCGCGTTCTACGAGTTCAAGGATGTCTGGTTCGGGTTGCTGAAGGCGGCGTCGTTCGGCGGCGCGGTGGCGCTGATGGGCTGCCTCCGCGGATTGCGCGCCGGTGGCGGAGCGGAAGGCGTCGGTCGCGAGACGACGCGCGCCGTCGTGCTCGGCTGCGAGGCGATCCTGGTGCTCGACGCCTTCTGGGCGGTGGTGCTGCTGTGA
- a CDS encoding ATP-binding cassette domain-containing protein gives MIRFVDVHKRFGDRVVLDGFSLDVPDGQTTVLLGASGAGKSVTLKHVVGLITPDAGHVEVDGQRVDTLDPAGLAALRRTIGYVFQFAALFDSLTIADNLRLGLVRQALGADEIAHRVQEALAHVGLADSAERFPAELSGGMRKRAGIARAIALRPRYILWDEPTTGLDPVTAATMDRLMRRTAEELGVTSVVVTHDMRSAFTVGDRIAMLHHGTLRTVGTVAEIKATTDPVVRQFIEGLPE, from the coding sequence GTGATCCGCTTCGTCGACGTCCACAAGCGTTTCGGCGACCGCGTGGTGCTCGACGGTTTTTCGCTCGACGTCCCCGATGGCCAGACCACCGTCCTCCTCGGCGCCTCGGGCGCCGGGAAGAGCGTGACGCTCAAGCACGTCGTCGGCCTGATCACCCCAGATGCCGGCCACGTGGAGGTCGACGGCCAGCGCGTCGACACGCTCGACCCGGCCGGGTTGGCCGCCCTGCGCCGGACGATCGGCTACGTCTTCCAGTTCGCCGCCCTCTTCGATTCGCTGACGATCGCCGACAACCTCCGCTTGGGGCTGGTCCGTCAGGCGCTGGGTGCGGACGAGATCGCCCATCGGGTGCAGGAGGCGCTGGCGCATGTCGGGCTCGCCGATTCGGCCGAGCGCTTTCCGGCGGAGCTGTCGGGGGGGATGCGGAAGCGGGCGGGGATCGCCCGCGCCATCGCGCTGCGCCCGCGTTACATTCTCTGGGATGAGCCGACCACCGGCCTCGACCCCGTGACAGCTGCCACCATGGATCGCCTGATGCGGCGCACGGCCGAGGAACTCGGGGTCACCAGCGTGGTCGTGACCCACGACATGCGCTCTGCCTTCACCGTCGGCGACCGGATCGCGATGCTACATCACGGCACGCTGCGCACTGTCGGGACCGTTGCCGAAATCAAGGCGACGACGGATCCGGTGGTCCGCCAATTCATCGAAGGGCTGCCCGAATGA
- a CDS encoding MCE family protein has product MSRRSDFSVGLAVVGALAVVIVAALWLGDLGPRGPKSLHTARFRTVGGVKVGDPVVLRGVKVGRVEAIRLAADDWVETDLRMSAPEEVPERAVAIAVSASLFGEWQIAVMDSARAPADPDVQKALTEARSGRGRRGRAPRCRTSASSPRRPRALPATSPR; this is encoded by the coding sequence ATGAGTCGCCGGAGCGACTTCTCGGTCGGCCTCGCCGTCGTCGGCGCCCTCGCGGTGGTGATCGTGGCGGCCCTTTGGCTCGGCGACCTCGGCCCGCGCGGTCCCAAGTCGCTGCACACGGCACGCTTCCGCACGGTCGGCGGCGTGAAGGTCGGCGACCCGGTCGTGCTGCGCGGCGTGAAGGTCGGTCGGGTCGAGGCGATTCGCCTGGCCGCCGATGACTGGGTCGAGACCGATCTCCGGATGAGCGCGCCAGAGGAAGTCCCCGAGCGCGCGGTGGCGATTGCGGTGTCGGCGTCGCTCTTCGGCGAGTGGCAGATCGCCGTGATGGACTCGGCGCGTGCCCCGGCCGACCCCGACGTGCAGAAGGCGCTCACCGAGGCGCGCAGCGGGCGGGGACGTCGTGGCCGGGCGCCACGCTGCCGGACATCGGCCAGCTCACCGCGCAGGCCTCGCGCATTGCCGGCGACATCGCCGCGGTGA
- a CDS encoding NUDIX domain-containing protein translates to MASKKRAEREVSAGGIVFRRDADGTPRFLLIRDSYQHWGFPKGHLEDEESPASAAMRETREETGLEQLVMVGPIRLIDWHFRFRGRYIHKFCHFFLFESAAGEAVPQVEEGITAVRWELLDKALEVLSYDNARGVLRRGAEMARALVAVGAGRPPRPRPAPLPIPPAGE, encoded by the coding sequence ATGGCCTCCAAAAAGCGCGCCGAACGTGAAGTCTCTGCCGGTGGCATCGTCTTTCGACGAGATGCCGACGGGACACCGCGCTTTCTCCTCATTCGCGACAGCTATCAGCACTGGGGCTTCCCGAAGGGCCACCTCGAGGACGAGGAGAGCCCGGCCTCGGCGGCGATGCGCGAGACGCGGGAAGAGACCGGCCTCGAGCAGCTGGTGATGGTCGGGCCGATTCGATTGATCGATTGGCACTTCCGCTTCCGTGGTCGCTACATCCACAAGTTCTGCCACTTCTTCCTCTTCGAGTCGGCAGCGGGCGAGGCCGTGCCCCAGGTCGAAGAGGGGATCACGGCGGTGCGCTGGGAGCTGCTCGACAAGGCGCTCGAGGTGCTCAGCTACGACAATGCGCGTGGCGTGTTGCGTCGTGGCGCCGAGATGGCGCGCGCGCTGGTCGCGGTCGGCGCCGGGCGTCCGCCGCGCCCTCGTCCCGCCCCGCTCCCGATCCCGCCGGCCGGGGAGTAG
- a CDS encoding helix-turn-helix domain-containing protein — MALAVAALLERRPAALAARRALSAAGIHLTVARSPAHLATLLGRELLDAVLIGLDAARGPALDALRADYPAIPLLLFAPVRAEDAGVLLRAARERVAALAVEGLDEPVLARLVHRHGVAARRRDALLPLAPALGLTDDLQQKAWALVVSEAPLGLTTAALAKRLRVSRETLSRRFAAGGAPSLKQAIDGVRLVAASQLLGNPAYRVDDVARLLGFTSSSLLHRTARRAFGVPLREVAHLDGMPLAERLRGAPAGWR; from the coding sequence ATGGCACTCGCCGTCGCCGCGCTCCTCGAGCGACGGCCGGCGGCGCTGGCGGCGCGCCGAGCGCTCTCCGCCGCCGGGATCCACCTCACCGTCGCCCGATCACCTGCCCACCTCGCCACCCTGCTCGGCCGCGAACTCCTCGATGCCGTCCTGATCGGCCTGGACGCCGCCCGCGGCCCGGCCCTCGACGCGCTTCGCGCCGATTACCCCGCCATCCCGTTGCTGCTCTTCGCGCCCGTGCGTGCCGAGGACGCTGGCGTCCTGCTCCGGGCGGCGCGGGAGCGCGTGGCGGCGCTGGCGGTCGAGGGGCTCGACGAGCCGGTCCTGGCCCGACTGGTCCACCGGCATGGGGTGGCGGCCCGGCGCCGGGATGCCCTCCTGCCCCTCGCCCCGGCCCTCGGGCTCACCGACGACCTGCAACAGAAGGCGTGGGCGCTGGTGGTCAGCGAGGCCCCATTGGGGCTGACCACCGCCGCCTTGGCCAAGCGGCTCAGGGTGTCCCGCGAGACCCTCTCCCGGCGCTTCGCGGCCGGCGGGGCACCATCGCTCAAGCAGGCGATCGACGGCGTCCGCCTGGTGGCGGCCTCGCAGCTGTTGGGCAACCCCGCCTACCGGGTCGACGACGTCGCCCGGCTGCTCGGATTTACCTCCTCCTCGCTGCTCCACCGGACCGCGCGGCGGGCCTTCGGGGTCCCCCTCCGGGAGGTCGCCCATCTGGACGGGATGCCGCTGGCAGAGCGGCTCCGCGGGGCACCGGCCGGGTGGCGCTGA
- a CDS encoding F0F1 ATP synthase subunit alpha gives MATDSMLRPGELKDILLKEIEAADLGSMDVNDVGTVLEVKDGVALIYGLRRAIAGEMLEFTARETGETITGLVLNLEQDSVGAAIMGDYLKLKEGDEVRCTGRLLDVQVGPAILGRVVDGLGRPVDGLGAIETINARPVEMIAPGIIVRQPVTEPMQTGIKAIDAMIPIGRGQRELIIGDRGTGKTAIAIDTIINQKGTGVVCVYVAIGQKRSTVATVVEKLKEAGAMEYTVVVVASASDPAPLQFIAPYVGCAIAEYFMYEEGKATLCVYDDLSKQAAAYRQMSLILRRPPGREAYPGDIFYLHSRLLERAAKISTDPELTKNDPRIKVPGGSLTALPIIETQAGDVSAYIPTNVISITDGQIFLQTDLFYANVRPAVDVGISVSRVGGNAQIKAMKQVAGPLRLSLAQYRELEAFAQFGSDLDAATQRQLARGARMVEILKQPQYAPVPVEEQIVALYAVTNGFLDGVDVKAIRKWEADFLAWARVSRPQVLQLVREKKALTDEVTGELRAAIDAFTPMFAPA, from the coding sequence ATGGCCACGGATTCGATGCTGCGCCCCGGCGAGCTGAAGGACATTCTCCTCAAGGAGATCGAGGCAGCTGACCTCGGCTCCATGGACGTGAACGATGTCGGTACCGTCCTCGAAGTGAAGGACGGGGTCGCGCTGATCTACGGGCTCCGCCGGGCAATCGCCGGCGAGATGCTCGAGTTCACGGCGCGCGAGACCGGCGAGACGATCACCGGCCTGGTGCTCAACCTGGAACAGGATTCGGTCGGCGCCGCGATCATGGGCGACTACCTGAAGCTCAAGGAAGGCGACGAGGTGCGCTGCACCGGCCGCCTCCTCGACGTGCAGGTCGGTCCGGCCATCCTCGGTCGCGTCGTGGACGGCCTCGGCCGCCCGGTCGACGGCCTCGGCGCGATCGAGACGATCAATGCCCGACCGGTCGAGATGATCGCCCCGGGCATCATCGTCCGGCAGCCGGTCACCGAGCCGATGCAGACGGGCATCAAGGCGATCGACGCCATGATCCCGATCGGCCGCGGCCAGCGCGAACTGATCATCGGCGACCGTGGCACCGGCAAGACCGCCATCGCGATCGACACGATCATCAACCAGAAGGGCACCGGCGTCGTCTGCGTCTACGTCGCCATCGGGCAGAAGCGCTCGACGGTCGCGACGGTCGTGGAGAAGCTCAAGGAAGCCGGCGCGATGGAGTACACCGTCGTCGTCGTCGCCTCGGCCTCGGACCCGGCGCCGCTGCAGTTCATCGCCCCGTACGTCGGTTGCGCCATCGCCGAGTATTTCATGTACGAAGAGGGGAAGGCGACCCTCTGCGTGTACGACGACCTCTCCAAGCAGGCCGCCGCGTACCGGCAGATGTCGCTGATTCTCCGCCGTCCCCCGGGCCGCGAAGCGTATCCGGGCGACATCTTCTATCTCCACTCGCGCCTCCTCGAGCGCGCCGCGAAGATCAGCACCGATCCGGAGCTGACCAAGAACGACCCGCGCATCAAGGTGCCGGGCGGTTCGCTCACGGCGCTGCCGATCATCGAGACGCAGGCCGGCGACGTCTCGGCCTACATCCCGACCAACGTGATCTCGATCACGGACGGGCAGATCTTCCTGCAGACCGACCTCTTCTACGCCAACGTCCGTCCGGCCGTCGACGTCGGCATCTCGGTGTCGCGCGTCGGTGGCAATGCGCAGATCAAGGCGATGAAGCAGGTCGCCGGTCCGCTCCGCCTCTCGCTGGCGCAGTACCGTGAGCTCGAGGCGTTCGCGCAGTTCGGCTCCGACCTCGACGCCGCCACGCAGCGTCAGCTGGCGCGTGGCGCCCGCATGGTCGAGATCCTCAAGCAGCCGCAGTACGCCCCGGTCCCGGTCGAAGAGCAGATCGTCGCGCTCTACGCGGTGACCAACGGCTTCCTCGACGGCGTCGATGTCAAGGCGATCCGGAAGTGGGAAGCGGACTTCCTCGCCTGGGCGCGCGTGTCGCGGCCGCAGGTGTTGCAGCTGGTGCGCGAGAAGAAGGCGCTCACCGACGAAGTCACCGGCGAGCTGCGGGCGGCGATCGACGCGTTCACCCCGATGTTCGCGCCGGCCTGA
- the atpG gene encoding ATP synthase F1 subunit gamma produces the protein MATNRALKGRIRSVTNTRKITRTMELVSTSKLKRAQDRVVAARPYAEALRQVIADLVTPELAERFPLLRSPQSPAKGGPSRAVIILVTSNRGLAGGFNANLIKEARRRIDALEAEGYQVELVGVGKKGIGFFKYLGRAFRSERPDIGDRPTAEHAVSLVQDLMDGFADGSIGVVELVQSRFISVLNSPPATIRILPITPPEQQAGGVRPDYILSPDPETLLEQVLPLYVRNMMYRGLVETVAAEHAARRTAMKNATDNAGDLIDALKRTYNRQRQAQITQEIAELVGGAAAL, from the coding sequence ATGGCGACCAATCGCGCGCTCAAGGGACGGATTCGTTCCGTCACCAACACGCGGAAGATCACGCGGACGATGGAGCTCGTCTCCACGTCCAAGCTGAAGCGCGCCCAGGACCGCGTGGTCGCCGCCCGGCCGTACGCCGAGGCGCTGCGCCAGGTCATTGCCGACCTGGTGACGCCGGAACTGGCGGAGCGCTTTCCGCTGCTGCGGAGTCCGCAGTCCCCGGCGAAGGGCGGGCCGTCGCGTGCGGTGATCATCCTCGTCACGTCGAATCGCGGGCTGGCGGGTGGCTTCAATGCCAACCTGATCAAGGAAGCCCGTCGTCGGATCGACGCGCTCGAGGCCGAGGGCTATCAGGTCGAGCTCGTCGGGGTCGGCAAGAAGGGTATCGGCTTCTTCAAGTATCTCGGCCGCGCCTTCCGGAGCGAGCGCCCCGACATCGGCGACCGCCCGACGGCGGAGCATGCCGTCTCGCTGGTGCAGGACCTGATGGATGGCTTCGCCGACGGCAGCATCGGCGTCGTCGAACTGGTGCAGTCGCGCTTCATCTCGGTGCTGAACTCGCCGCCGGCCACCATCCGCATCCTGCCGATCACGCCGCCCGAGCAGCAGGCCGGTGGCGTGCGTCCGGACTACATCCTGTCGCCCGATCCCGAGACGCTGCTGGAGCAGGTGCTCCCGCTCTACGTCCGGAACATGATGTACCGCGGCCTGGTCGAGACCGTGGCCGCAGAGCATGCGGCGCGCCGCACCGCGATGAAGAACGCCACCGACAACGCCGGCGACCTCATCGATGCGCTGAAGCGGACGTACAACCGCCAGCGTCAGGCGCAGATCACGCAGGAAATCGCCGAGCTGGTCGGCGGCGCTGCCGCACTTTAA
- the atpD gene encoding F0F1 ATP synthase subunit beta: MTATATTPTTGTIVQIIGPVLDIEFPPEQLPEIYNALTVEDSSGPVPVRLTAEVQQHIGRNQVRAVAMSSTDGVTRGMIAVDTGSAVTVPIGDAALGRILNVLGEPVDGGPAIPASVERWAIHRPSPAFTALEPKTEILETGIKVIDLIAPFVKGGKIGLFGGAGVGKTVVIQELINNVQKGHGGKSVFCGVGERTREGNDLYLEFKEAGILGSVALMYGQMNEPPGARLRVGLSGLTIAEYFRDVEGQDVLLFVDNIFRFTQAGAEVSALLGRMPSAAGYQPTLATEMGDLQERITSTRNGSITSVQAIYVPADDLTDPAPATAFAHLDATTVLSRAISELGIYPAVDPLDSTSRILAPQFIGERHYNVAIGLQPTLQRYKALQDIIAILGMDELSEEDKLIVGRARRLQRFLSQPFAVAEQFTGLPGKYVKLEETVASFERVLSGEFDHLPEQAFYMQGGIDDVIAKAKELQG; the protein is encoded by the coding sequence ATGACCGCTACCGCCACCACGCCGACCACCGGCACCATCGTCCAGATCATCGGACCGGTGCTCGACATCGAGTTTCCGCCGGAGCAGTTGCCGGAGATCTACAACGCGCTGACCGTCGAGGATTCGAGCGGGCCGGTGCCGGTGCGGCTGACCGCCGAGGTGCAGCAGCACATCGGTCGCAATCAGGTCCGCGCGGTCGCGATGAGCTCCACCGACGGCGTGACGCGCGGCATGATCGCCGTCGACACCGGCTCGGCCGTGACGGTGCCGATCGGTGACGCCGCGCTCGGCCGGATCCTCAACGTCCTCGGCGAGCCGGTGGACGGTGGCCCGGCGATCCCGGCCTCGGTCGAGCGGTGGGCGATCCACCGCCCGTCGCCGGCGTTCACGGCGCTGGAGCCGAAGACCGAGATCCTCGAGACCGGCATCAAGGTCATCGACCTGATCGCCCCGTTCGTGAAGGGCGGCAAGATCGGCCTCTTCGGCGGCGCCGGCGTCGGCAAGACGGTCGTCATTCAGGAGCTGATCAACAACGTCCAGAAGGGACACGGCGGCAAGTCGGTCTTCTGCGGCGTCGGTGAGCGCACCCGCGAAGGGAACGACCTCTACCTCGAGTTCAAGGAAGCCGGCATTCTCGGTTCCGTGGCGCTGATGTACGGCCAGATGAACGAGCCGCCGGGCGCGCGTCTCCGCGTCGGCCTCTCGGGCCTCACGATCGCCGAGTACTTCCGCGACGTCGAAGGCCAGGACGTGCTGCTCTTCGTCGACAACATCTTCCGCTTCACGCAGGCCGGCGCCGAAGTGTCGGCCTTGCTCGGCCGCATGCCGTCGGCCGCCGGCTATCAGCCGACGCTGGCCACCGAGATGGGCGACTTGCAGGAGCGGATCACCTCGACCCGCAACGGCTCGATCACCTCGGTGCAGGCCATCTACGTCCCGGCCGACGACCTCACGGACCCGGCGCCGGCGACGGCGTTCGCCCACCTCGACGCGACGACGGTGCTGTCGCGCGCCATCTCCGAGCTCGGAATTTACCCGGCCGTCGATCCGCTCGACTCGACGTCCCGCATCCTGGCGCCGCAGTTCATCGGCGAGCGCCACTACAACGTCGCGATCGGCCTGCAGCCCACCCTGCAGCGGTACAAGGCGCTCCAGGACATCATCGCGATTCTCGGCATGGACGAGCTCTCGGAAGAGGACAAGCTGATCGTCGGCCGTGCACGCCGGCTCCAGCGCTTCCTGTCGCAGCCGTTCGCCGTCGCCGAGCAGTTCACCGGCCTCCCGGGCAAGTACGTCAAGCTGGAGGAGACGGTCGCCTCGTTCGAGCGCGTCCTCTCCGGTGAGTTCGACCACCTTCCCGAGCAGGCGTTCTACATGCAGGGCGGCATTGACGACGTGATCGCCAAGGCCAAGGAGCTGCAGGGCTGA
- the atpC gene encoding ATP synthase F1 subunit epsilon, producing MRVTVISPERAVFDGQAEAVSATAFDGEIGILPNHAPLMTVLGTGPLRIRTAGGARTFHVQGGFLQVVSNTVRILAEQISGDADA from the coding sequence ATGCGCGTCACCGTCATCTCCCCCGAGCGCGCGGTCTTCGATGGCCAGGCCGAGGCGGTCAGCGCCACGGCCTTCGACGGCGAGATCGGCATCCTGCCGAATCACGCGCCGCTGATGACCGTGCTCGGGACCGGCCCCCTCCGCATCCGCACCGCGGGCGGGGCCAGGACCTTCCATGTGCAAGGCGGGTTCCTGCAGGTCGTCTCCAACACGGTCCGCATTCTCGCGGAACAGATTTCAGGAGATGCCGATGCGTAA
- a CDS encoding outer membrane beta-barrel protein gives MRSITTLAILATMAAAPLAAQVRGLPVVNNGVPTGIGLAADVGFANQDFGKATTFGVSAAVGLGFVGIGGAVSRTEPDNGPSGYSQAVSASLNILGGPLVPIRVTVLAGVGQWKAGSETVRHIPVSLGLSATIPIPALSIKPWIAPRFDRVSVSNGGSDNRFGIAGGIELAMLNGLSLRASYDRLFVSNLKPGIFSIGVGFAP, from the coding sequence ATGCGGTCCATCACCACGCTTGCCATCCTGGCCACCATGGCCGCAGCTCCCCTCGCGGCGCAGGTGCGCGGCCTGCCGGTCGTGAACAACGGCGTCCCGACCGGCATCGGGCTGGCGGCGGATGTCGGCTTTGCCAATCAGGACTTCGGCAAGGCGACGACGTTCGGCGTCTCGGCGGCGGTCGGGCTCGGTTTCGTCGGGATCGGTGGCGCCGTGTCGCGCACCGAGCCGGACAATGGGCCGTCCGGCTATTCGCAGGCGGTCTCGGCGTCGCTCAACATTCTGGGCGGTCCGCTGGTGCCGATTCGCGTCACGGTGCTGGCAGGCGTGGGGCAGTGGAAGGCCGGCTCGGAGACGGTGCGGCACATCCCGGTCTCGCTCGGCCTCTCGGCCACGATCCCGATCCCGGCGCTGTCGATCAAGCCGTGGATTGCGCCGCGCTTCGACCGGGTCAGCGTGTCGAACGGTGGCAGCGACAACCGCTTCGGCATTGCGGGGGGGATCGAGTTGGCGATGCTCAACGGGCTCTCGTTGCGGGCGTCGTACGATCGCCTCTTCGTCAGCAATCTCAAGCCGGGGATCTTCTCCATCGGCGTCGGATTCGCGCCGTGA
- a CDS encoding CPBP family intramembrane metalloprotease: MAASRYVTDSRAPRYSLLFALPLLLAYEGLAWFLSDPTAGGVRNGADVILKGLFAAAGGARGVLAFEVGLGLLGVWLIGRDWRRHPGPLRASYFGGMLLESSVLAVLVGLIVGRATNSLLHILAIGQTGASIDLPTQLMISLGAGIYEELLFRVVLVGSLAWAGARLFGWAPRTAGIVAAVAGALLFSAFHYIGAYGDPLELPSFLFRFLAGLVFSGIYLLRGFGIAAWTHALYDVFVTLG; encoded by the coding sequence ATGGCTGCCTCGCGCTACGTCACGGATAGTCGCGCCCCGCGCTACTCGCTCCTCTTCGCATTGCCACTCCTGCTGGCATATGAGGGGCTGGCCTGGTTTCTGAGTGACCCGACGGCCGGTGGCGTCCGCAACGGCGCCGACGTGATCCTCAAGGGGCTCTTCGCCGCTGCGGGTGGGGCGCGCGGCGTCCTCGCCTTCGAGGTGGGGCTGGGGCTCCTCGGCGTCTGGCTGATCGGGCGTGACTGGCGCCGCCATCCTGGGCCCCTCCGCGCGTCCTACTTCGGCGGGATGCTGCTGGAGTCCTCGGTGCTGGCGGTGCTGGTGGGGCTGATCGTGGGCCGGGCCACGAACTCGCTGCTGCACATTCTCGCGATCGGCCAGACCGGCGCGTCGATCGACCTGCCGACGCAGCTGATGATCTCCCTCGGCGCGGGGATCTACGAAGAACTCCTCTTTCGTGTGGTGCTGGTGGGGTCGCTGGCCTGGGCCGGGGCGCGCCTCTTCGGCTGGGCGCCGCGCACCGCGGGGATCGTCGCCGCGGTGGCGGGGGCCCTGCTCTTTTCGGCCTTTCACTACATCGGCGCCTACGGCGATCCGCTCGAACTGCCGTCGTTCCTGTTCCGCTTCCTCGCCGGGCTGGTCTTCAGCGGCATCTACCTGCTCCGCGGCTTCGGCATCGCCGCGTGGACGCACGCGCTCTACGACGTCTTCGTCACCCTCGGCTGA
- a CDS encoding thioredoxin domain-containing protein produces the protein MVRRLLPLFLLLAPAAAAAQQDTLIAPRAKGSATAPVTVYEMSDLQCPYCRRFATETFPTIEKEYIKTGKVRWVYVHFPLTQIHQNAAAAAIFATCAMKQGKFWPTHDALYAQQEKWEKLADPAAFFLSLAGGLGLQRPALNACLASPDAARIVRSDAAGAIRAGAKSTPTFFIEGGIMEGAYPIEAFRHVLDSVVTVKTAKPAKAGK, from the coding sequence ATGGTGCGCCGCCTGCTCCCGTTGTTCCTTCTGCTCGCCCCGGCAGCCGCCGCCGCTCAGCAGGACACGCTGATTGCCCCCCGCGCCAAGGGGTCCGCCACGGCGCCGGTGACCGTCTACGAGATGTCCGATCTGCAGTGCCCGTACTGCCGGCGCTTCGCGACCGAGACCTTCCCGACGATCGAGAAGGAGTACATCAAGACCGGCAAGGTGCGCTGGGTCTATGTGCACTTTCCGCTCACGCAGATCCACCAGAACGCCGCGGCCGCCGCGATCTTCGCCACCTGCGCCATGAAGCAGGGGAAGTTCTGGCCGACCCACGACGCCCTCTACGCGCAACAGGAGAAGTGGGAGAAGCTCGCCGATCCCGCGGCCTTCTTCCTCTCGCTGGCCGGCGGACTCGGCCTGCAGCGGCCCGCCCTGAACGCCTGCCTCGCGAGCCCCGATGCCGCGCGCATCGTGCGCAGCGACGCCGCCGGTGCGATCCGCGCGGGTGCGAAAAGCACGCCGACCTTCTTCATCGAAGGGGGCATCATGGAAGGCGCCTATCCGATCGAGGCCTTCCGTCATGTGCTCGACAGCGTCGTGACCGTGAAGACGGCCAAGCCGGCGAAGGCCGGCAAGTAG